One genomic window of Salvia miltiorrhiza cultivar Shanhuang (shh) chromosome 4, IMPLAD_Smil_shh, whole genome shotgun sequence includes the following:
- the LOC131020889 gene encoding uncharacterized protein LOC131020889, with product MDAGSSSSEDTGSSSSEEKQRICAILNMDSDYYAVYIIDIVSEDGAADDDAIVDLNRVDTYRFARQFVERDPNFFIQDFTETDGLCALGSTIFMFEGVDYRRIKVDTLYRSMGIYSFPLPAEHMVRTAGTEPIPCYHKNFGGVRFGLDLASANQKWELFGVHLSLPCNYQHFITEDMLVLSSYGVHPVGYEYESSAIIHFPLCSFVSPQLERKTSSIMLLDKECVACIVQVGKDDSERPFWTMDVVELNHRPYNYDGQFARRFKSFKFAFLCNSDSSCIAGLFAF from the exons ATGGACGCTGGTTCTTCATCATCCGAGGACACTGGTTCTTCATCATCCGAGGAGAAGCAAAGGATATGTGCTATTCTGAATATGGACAGCGATTATTATGCCGTCTACATAATTGATATAGTCTCGGAGGATGGTGCCGCCGACGACGACGCAATAGTCGATTTAAATCGCGTCGACACCTACCGCTTCGCCAGGCAATTTGTAGAGAGGGATCCAAATTTCTTCATTCAAGATTTCACCGAGACTGATGGTTTATGTGCGTTGGGTTCAACAATCTTCATGTTTGAAGGCGTAGATTATCGGCGGATCAAAGTCGACACTCTATACCGCAGTATGGGCATATACAGCTTCCCGTTGCCGGCCGAGCACATGGTGAGGACAGCGGGGACAGAACCAATACCTTGTTACCATAAAA ATTTTGGTGGTGTGAGGTTCGGTCTGGATTTAGCTTCTGCGAATCAAAAATGGGAATTATTTGGTGTTCACTTATCTCTTCCTTGTAATTATCAGCATTTCATAACTGAAGATATGCTGGTGTTGTCTTCGTACGGAGTTCATCCGGTTGGATATGAATATGAATCCTCTGCAATAATTCATTTTCCACTATGCTCGTTTGTTTCTCCACAACTTGAAAGGAAGACTTCCTCTATCATGCTACTTGACAAGGAATGTGTTGCTTGTATTGTTCAAGTAGGCAAGGATGATTCCGAAAGGCCATTCTGGACTATGGATGTGGTAGAGCTCAATCACAGGCCCTACAACTATGATGGGCAATTTGCTAGGCGCTTCAAGTCTTTTAAATTTGCTTTTTTGTGTAATTCTGATAGTTCATGTATTGCGGGCTTGTTTGCCTTCTAG
- the LOC131023647 gene encoding uncharacterized protein LOC131023647, with protein MVGGECDTCKAGLENLWHTFYHCPFAEEVWRCSGVQAFITDITAHSESFVESLFLIIGSSDAELKAKICMLLWQIWRDRNGVIWKGAIPAPTRSIAAAMESRNDWIMARHKLSHQVPSAAAASTCVGWHPLQPGYVKCGVDVAFFEDLHAMGVGLVLRDHEGHFIMAKTLKVQGLFKVEEGELMGIKEALSWLKELCYNRGWVESDCKLACKAIRSGERNILELGILAAFCREELSSFLDVQICHVKRDRNVIAHCLARAARDFLTHHVWNEPPALVEGHLHLPCSCV; from the coding sequence ATGGTGGGAGGAGAGTGTGACACTTGCAAGGCGGGGCTCGAAAACCTTTGGCATACGTTCTATCATTGCCCGTTCGCGGAGGAGGTTTGGAGGTGCAGCGGGGTTCAGGCCTTCATAACTGATATCACAGCTCACAGCGAATCTTTCGTGGAGAGCCTGTTCCTAATAATTGGAAGTAGTGATGCTGAGCTCAAAGCTAAAATCTGCATGTTGTTATGGCAGATATGGAGGGATCGAAATGGGGTTATTTGGAAAGGTGCGATCCCTGCCCCGACTCGCTCGATCGCTGCGGCTATGGAGAGTCGAAATGACTGGATTATGGCTCGACATAAGCTCTCACACCAGGTGCCTTCTGCTGCAGCTGCTTCTACATGCGTGGGCTGGCATCCTCTTCAGCCGGGTTATGTTAAGTGTGGAGTGGATGTTGCTTTCTTCGAGGATTTGCATGCGATGGGAGTTGGCCTTGTTCTTCGAGATCATGAAGGCCATTTCATCATGGCCAAAACTCTTAAAGTCCAGGGGCTCTTCAAGGTCGAAGAAGGTGAACTTATGGGAATAAAGGAGGCGCTTTCGTGGCTTAAAGAATTATGCTACAATCGGGGTTGGGTGGAGTCCGATTGCAAGCTCGCTTGCAAGGCGATTAGGTCGGGTGAAAGGAATATTTTAGAATTGGGAATTCTTGCTGCCTTTTGCCGTGAAGAGCTATCGTCGTTTTTGGATGTCCAGATTTGCCATGTCAAGAGAGATCGCAATGTCATTGCGCATTGTTTAGCTAGAGCTGCAAGAGATTTTCTTACACaccatgtttggaatgaacccccgGCGCTTGTGGAGGGTCATCTCCATTTACCATGCTCATGTGTTTAA